A genome region from Aphis gossypii isolate Hap1 unplaced genomic scaffold, ASM2018417v2 Contig00714, whole genome shotgun sequence includes the following:
- the LOC126555122 gene encoding uncharacterized protein LOC126555122 — protein sequence MQVVSRRSDIWNNFLYSIFMFEHRPSCRVSVGPTVITARVAVRSIQLFVARRGLPTDVYTDCGTNFIEANKQLHALINSADGKVALANARTACEWHFNPPSAPHFGGLWKAAVCSTKRLLTRVIGVHLFTYEELTTVLTRIEAVLNSQSLTPASSDPHDLECLTPGHFLTGQPLLAVPLRSSADEKRNLRDRWKLLDQCHQAFWRRWSAEYLTTLQERPKWTRNVPNLGVNDMVVIIDNNSAPLMWWLGRVMKCYRGMTVQYVSPRC from the coding sequence atgcagGTTGTCTCACGAAGATCTGACATATGGAATAActttttgtattcaatatttatgttcGAACACCGACCCTCATGCCGCGTTTCTGTCGGTCCAACGGTCATCACGGCGCGAGTGGCAGTCCGGTCAATACAGCTGTTTGTTGCCCGACGGGGGTTACCCACCGACGTGTATACCGATTGTGGCACGAATTTTATCGAGGCCAATAAACAGTTACACGCGTTGATTAATAGTGCAGATGGTAAAGTAGCCTTAGCCAATGCGCGTACCGCTTGCGAGTGGCATTTTAATCCGCCAAGCGCCCCGCATTTCGGGGGCTTGTGGAAGGCGGCGGTTTGTTCAACAAAAAGATTGTTGACCCGGGTAATCGGTGTTCATTTGTTCACATACGAGGAGTTAACCACTGTACTAACACGTATAGAGGCCGTGTTGAATTCTCAGTCATTAACTCCAGCGTCTAGCGATCCCCACGACCTTGAGTGTTTGACGCCGGGGCATTTTTTGACTGGCCAACCATTGTTAGCCGTACCACTGCGGTCGAGTGCCGACGAAAAACGTAACCTCCGGGATAGATGGAAATTGCTCGACCAATGCCACCAGGCTTTTTGGCGACGTTGGTCAGCCGAATACTTGACCACGCTTCAGGAGCGACCTAAGTGGACTCGCAATGTGCCTAATTTAGGCGTCAATGATATGGTGGTAATAATCGACAATAATAGTGCTCCCCTAATGTGGTGGCTTGGTCGTGTGATGAAGTGTTACCGGGGGATGACGGTACAGTACGTGTCGCCAAGGTGTTGA